A window of Streptomyces sp. NBC_01241 genomic DNA:
TGCAGATCAAGGCGGTGAACGATCAGGAGGAGCGTTGGCAGGACGGCACCCTCCAGAAGCGGATGACCGAAGTCCTCATGAAGGCCGGAGCAACCCTGACCAAGCAACTGGGGTGCTCTGACCGCGCGTTCGCCGCTCCGGAGGATGCTCCTCGGCTGCTCGAACCACGGGCGCTCACCCCCGGCAAGGCGTGCGGCCTTCCCGGGTTCACCCCTCTCAGGACGACCGGCACCACCTTCCAGGAATACGTGACCCCGGGAGACTTCCGCCTGTGGAGCTGCTCGATCGGCCTCGAAGGCGATACTCACGGCACCGTGAATTTCACCGTCACCCAGGACCCCCGATTGATCGGCCTCTCCAGCGTCCGGTCCGAGTCGCTGAGCCACCCGGGCGAGGCGCTTGTCACTTGCGGAGGCAAACCGACCCTCCTGCAAATGGGTACGCCTGGCAACACAGCGGAGAAGGAGCCCGGGGCGGAAGCGTTGCGTCCCGACAAGGAGCGGTTCGAGGGCTTCACCGGTGCCGTCACTCGGGCGGCAGGTTGCAGCTGAACCTGGGCGAGAGGACGGTGAAGTCCGCCCTGGACAGGCAGGTGTTGAGACAACCAACGGAGAGGGCGAGAGTGTCCCGTCGGCATCAGGCGATCGCGGCGGCAGTGGAAACGCGCCTGAGATTGCCTGGGTCCGGCATTGCCGGGCCCCGCCAGGTCCGGCGACCATGCGGGCATCTCCGGAGCGGGCGTTACCCGCGTTCCGGACCGCACCTCATCAGAGAATGGAGCGCCCCTCATGGCATGGGTGGTCGGAGCGAACGTGCTCATGGGTCTGCTGTTGATCGCATTGGGGCTGGTGACGCTCCGAACAGGGTGGATCCTGCCCACGGCGCGCCGCCACGTCACCAGACCTCAGCTCCACGGCCTCGGTACCCTGCTGACGGGTACGTCCCTTGTTTTTCAGGGCCTCTTCTACTTCCGAATCCTGCCGAGCGTCTCCTGGGAGATCCGGTTCTTCGGCGGAAACGCCTTCCTGTTCGCTGGTCTCTTCTTGATTATTGCCGGCCAGCTGCTGGCGCACCGCCGCAGCCCGCACCCGGACCCACACCGATCCCTCAGGAGCTTCCGCTCGATCGCGAGCCGTATGAGCCCTCGTGAAGACGGTGCCGGCGTGGACCGGCCCGGACCCGCTGACGACGCGTGACTACGGGCGAGACCATTCCAAAAGGTCGCGCTACCTCTCGGAGGCTGTGCTGTTGCTGTTGTTGTCCGCTCCCATACCGGCGTGCGCTGCCATCGACTTCACTCCGGCGTCTTGATCAACACAGAGTTTGACACGACGGGAGGTGGCGACGGCAACTGAACATAGCCCGTTTCGGGGTCTGTTGTCTTCTTCGCCGTTTGGTACGTATCGCTGTTCATCAACAGCACGGAAACAGTGCGCTCGGACCCTGGTGTCGTCGTGCTGAGATTCGCGTCGTAGGGGTAATCGCCCGGTCCCTGATTCAGGTCGTTCCGCAGCGTGTAGTGCACGTGCGGGGCGGCGGCCGTACCGGAAACTTTCCGCACCACCCAGGCAAGGTGGTCACCGGGTGCGAGGTCGCAGGACACTGTCGCGACCACATGCGCCACCGAATGATTTGGCTTCCCGTTCAGCTTGAGAACGACATCTTTGCTCGACTTGCCGCAGTCGGATGAGGAACCAGCCGACGGGCCCGGCATATTGCGCGGCGAGGCGGAAACACTCGGCTGTGATGAATCCGAATCGCCGAACTGTTCCAGGAGATCTTTCCAGATCCCCAGGGACTGCCCCACCACGCCGGCGACGAGCGCGACAAAGGTGAACACACCGGTGGCCCTCCTTACCCAACGGCCACCCACCTCGTCGGCGCCTCTCAGTGGCGTTCGCCGCCGACGGAGATGGGTGCGGTTTCCGCCTAAACCTGGGTTCCGCTGTCGCCTCGCCATACTGTTGGCTTCCCCTTCCCAGGTTGAGGTCAACGCGGATCGTGAACTTTCGTTCCGTCGTCCGCCGGGGAACCGCGGTCAGCGGTCGGCCCGTTGGTCGATGCCCGCGTCGTCGGGGGGTCCTGGGGCGTCCAGGATGGAGGTCTCCACCTCGCCGACGCCCCACCCGTACGCCAGTTTGTGCACCTCCAGCACGAAGAAGGAGTCCGTGGCGACGATCCCGTCGATCAGGTGGAGGCGCCGCGTCATCAGGTCGGTGAAGTGGTCGGTGTCCCGGCAGATCACCTCGGCCATGACGTCGAACCGGCCCGCCGTCATGATCACGTACGCGGTCTCGGGGAGCTCCCGCAGCGCCCGGC
This region includes:
- a CDS encoding Lrp/AsnC family transcriptional regulator — protein: MPPASPLDDIDRRIIAILQTDGRRAYSLIASDVGIPASSVRYRVQRLQDAGILQIVGIANPLTIGFDRMAMIGIRVRPGMAQLVCRALRELPETAYVIMTAGRFDVMAEVICRDTDHFTDLMTRRLHLIDGIVATDSFFVLEVHKLAYGWGVGEVETSILDAPGPPDDAGIDQRADR